The Kwoniella dendrophila CBS 6074 chromosome 1, complete sequence genome contains a region encoding:
- a CDS encoding nuclear protein localization protein 4 has protein sequence MLLRIRSPAGTSRINVETTTPGEDFAKMMLDTIPKSDEQPDPQTLKLSNQPGSSGESVPFSALVGRTVGDMGFSHGDLLFLSYKPISADPQSHPTTQASSSHPHPSQPDPSHPHTHTDPPLPNTIPLTDLSHVQEHDIDLYWKSQTGKIERKRDPDFCRHGEKGMCDYCMPLEPYDAKYQAAEQIKHLSYHAYLRKLLSSRPPSTSSSATELPPLDPLSLSVMNPCPTGSHPPFPKGICSSCQPSAVTLQSQTYRMVDHIEFASPSIIDGILSAWRRTGTQRLGFLIGRHDKYEKVPMGVKTVVEAVWEPKQEGELDGLTVETPWEDEERISEIATWCDKGLAVVGMIYTDLTPQPDDITKTVYKRHAQSYTASSLEMLLSAAYQISHPLPTKMSPTGHFSSRFVTCCLTGDEDGGIGVLAWQASENAEAMVKAGIVEASVDPGIVRVRKPGEGEYIPEVFYSYKNEYNLQVKQPAKPTFPVEYLFVNITHGFPVDPSPLFLSNSFPTENRPGLHDQSLELVISQLSAIIRKSDAEINDTGTWPQRIKDEVKKWLSDWHLVAFLCMQGLFSLAEQKILARAATMHAHPSDKNALEELFASGGWQTLLTIVESSSSASAPPRSAPPSRAFGELGIDSPHTAGSATDLSSLGNPPESTPSVPASGGASASTERACPHCTYVNEPGRSDCDVCGLPLDG, from the exons ATG TTGCTTCGTATTCGTTCGCCAGCTGGTACATCCCGTATCAATGTTGAAACTACTACACCAGGAGAAGATTTTGCCAAGATGATGTTAGACACTATACCGAAATCTGATGAACAACCCGATCCACAAACTCTAAAACTTAGTAATCAACCTGGATCAAGTGGTGAAAGTGTCCCTTTCTCTGCTTTAGTAGGTAGAACAGTTGGAGATATGGGATTTAG TCATGGAGACCTACTTTTCTTATCTTACAAACCAATATCAGCAGATCCCCAATCACATCCAACTACACAAGCATCGTCATCTCATCCTCACCCATCACAGCCTGACCCATCGCACCCTCACACGCATACTGATCCACCATTACCAAATACTATACCATTGACCGATTTATCACATGTACAAGAACACGATATAGATTTATATTGGAAGAGTCAAACTGGTAAGATTGAACGAAAGAGAGATCCCGACTTTTGCAGGCACGGTGAAAAAGGAATGTGCGATTACTGTATGCCTTTAGAG CCCTATGATGCGAAATATCAAGCAGCTGAACAGATCAAGCATTTATCATATCATGCATATTTACGTAAATTGTTATCATCTAGACCACCTTCAACCTCATCTTCTGCAACAGAGTTACCACCATTAgatccattatcattatcagtcATGAATCCATGTCCTACAGGCTCACATCCACCATTTCCTAAAGGCATTTGTTCATCATGTCAACCTTCGGCTGTAACATTACAATCACAAACTTATCGTATGGTTGATCATATTGAATTTGCTTCACCATCCATAATAGATGGTATCTTATCTGCATGGAGAAGAACTGGTACCCAAAGATTAGGTTTTCTAATTGGTAGAcatgataaatatgaaaaagtTCCAATGGGTGTTAAAActgttgttgaagctgtttgGGAACCTAaacaagaaggtgaattagatggtCTGACTGTTGAAACTCCttgggaagatgaagagagaaTAAGTGAAATTGCTACTTGGTGTGATAAAGGTTTAGCTGTTGTCGGCATGATATATACAGATCTAACTCC TCAACCAGACGACATCACTAAAACCGTGTACAAGCGACATGCACAGTCATATACAGCCTCATCACTTGAAATGCTTTTGTCGGCAGCATACCAAATATCGCATCCTCTTCCAACCAAGATGTCTCCCACTGGTCACTTCTCTTCACGTTTCGTCACATGCTGTCTGACAGGAGACGAAGATGGAGGTATCGGCGTTCTAGCTTGGCAAGCTTCAGAAAACGCAGAAGCAATGGTGAAAGCTGGAATAGTAGAAGCAAGTGTGGATCCAGGGATAGTGAGAGTTAGAAAACCAGGAGAAGGGGAATATATTCCAGAAGTGTTCTACAG TTATAAAAATGAATATAATTTGCAGGTAAAACAACCGGCTAAACCTACCTTCCCCGTCGAATACCTCTTCGTCAAT ATAACACATGGTTTTCCAGTGGATCCTTCTCCATTATTTTTGTCCAATTCCTTCCCAACAGAAAACCGACCAGGTCTTCATGATCAATCGCTAGAATTGGTTATTTCACAATTATCGGCAATAATAAGGAAGTCCGATGCAGAAATTAACGATACTGGAACTTGGCCTCAAAGAATCAAGGATGAAGTGAAGAAATGGTTGAGTGACTGGCATTTAGTCGCGTTTTTATGCATGCAAGGATTGTTCTCTTTG GCGGAACAGAAAATTCTCGCCAGAGCCGCTACTATGCACGCTCATCCAAGTGATAAGAACGCGCTAGAAGAGTTGTTTGCTAGTGGTGGTTGGCAGACATTGTTGACCATTGtggaatcatcatcatcgg CGAGTGCACCCCCTAGATCAGCTCCACCTTCTAGAGCCTTTGGCGAGTTAGGAATAGATTCTCCTCATACAGCTGGATCTGCAACAGATCTATCCTCTCTGGGTAATCCTCCTGAATCGACACCATCAGTACCAGCAAGTGGTGGAGCATCAGCAAGTACAGAAAGAGCATGTCCTCATTGTACATATGTTAATGAACCTGGAAGATCAGATTGTGATGTTTGTGGATTACCTTTAGATGGGTAA
- a CDS encoding mitochondrial import inner membrane translocase subunit TIM22, with translation MALPLPTTMPLLCPVYLPGQEPVPAGTSDWERQEMQTALKYQRYIGMAMESCPLKVVLSGGAGFALGGFFSLMSATFAYEDPLSRASSQLSAKAQTMHVFKEMGRNMWSSGKGFAKVGAIYSGVECCIEGYRAKNDITNAVSAGFCSGAILARNAGIKAAVGGGVAFAVFSGAIDWYMRKAPSE, from the exons ATGGCTCTTCCATTACCGACAACAATGCCTTTACTGTGTCCAGTATATTTGCCTGGACAAGAACCTGTACCAGCTGGAACAAGTGATTGGGAAAGACAGGAAATGCAAACTGCTTTAAAATATCAGAGGTATATAGGTATGGCAATGGAAAGTTGTCCTCTGAAAGTCGTTTTAtcaggtggtgcag GTTTCGCTTTAGGTGGTTTCTTTTCTCTGATGTCAGCTACATTCGCATATGAAGATCCATTATCAAGAGCCTCTTCACAGTTATCAGCAAAAGCTCAAACTATGCATGTATTTAAAGAAATGGGTAGAAATATGTGGAGTAGTGGAAAAGGTTTCGCAAAAGTTGGTGCTATATATTCAGGTGTTGAATGTTGTATTGAAGGA TATCGAGCGAAAAATGATATAACAAATGCAGTTTCGGCAGGTTTCTGTTCAGGTGCTATATTAGCTAGAAATGCAGGTATAAAAGCTgctgtaggtggtggtgttgcGTTTGCTGTTTTTTCAGGTGCAATTGATTGGTATATGCGTAAAGCACCTTCAGAGTGA